A region of the Clostridium estertheticum subsp. estertheticum genome:
GATAATCTTATTGTTGAGGATAGTAGAAAAATAGAAAGAGTAAAAAATTTCTCTCTTGAAGTTAGAAAAGGAGAAATAGTTGGTATTGCTGGGATTGATGGTAATGGCCAAAAGGAGCTTGTTGAAGCAATAACTTGTCTTAAAAAAGTGAAATCGGGGAAAATTTCTATAGATGGAGTAGAATTACAAAACACAACGCCACATAATGTCATTGAACATGGAATTTGTACCATACATGAAGATAGACAAAAGAGGGGGCTCATTCTTGATTTCACTGTGAAGTATAACTTTATAACTGAAAAGTATAATAAGTCTAGATTCTCAAAGCACTTTATTTTAAATAATAAAGCAATAAATAAATTCACTAAGGATTCTATCAAGAAGTATGATATTAGACCAGAAGATTGTGCATCAAAACCTGTGAGTGCATTGTCTGGTGGTAATCAGCAAAAGGTAGTAATTGCAAGGGAACTTTCTAATGACCCATTGCTTCTTATTGCATTTCAACCAACAAGGGGACTTGATGTAGGAGCTATAGAGTTTGTACATAGTACGCTTGTGAAACATCGTGATAGTGGGCATTCGATTTTGCTTATTTCATTTGAACTTGATGAAATTATAAATGTTGCTGACAGAATTTGTGTTTTATATGATGGACAGATAGTAGCCGAGTTTTTACAAGGTGAAGTCGACGAAAAGCTGATTGGTCTTCTAATGGCAGGAGGGGAAAAGAAAAATGAAATATAAAATCGCTCAATTGCTAAATAAGGCGGTCACCAAAATAATTCTTGCTATAATACTTGGTTTTATAGTGGGAGCCATTGTACTCGCCTTTGCTGGTTATAATCCATTTGATTGTTATTCTATGATGGTTACGAGTATTTTCTCAAGTCCACTCAATATAGTTCAGGTTGTGATTTTGACAATGCCCAATATTCTAACCGGTCTTAGTGTTGCTTTTGCATTTAAGACAGGACTTTTCAATATCGGAGCTGAGGGTCAATACCTTGTGGGAGCAATGGCAGCTGTTATAATTGGCAGCAAACTCAATTTGCCACCAGGTATAAATATAATCGTAATAATGATTGTCGCTATTCTTGCTGCTGGGTTGTATGGAGCCTTTGCTGGACTGCTTAAAGCAAAGTTTGGTATTCATGAAGTTATAACAACAATTATGTTAAACTGGATAGCCTTATACTTTAATAACTATCTAATATCAGTACCAGGAATCGGAATAAAAAATACACAATATTCTGTTGCTATTAATCACAATGCCTGGACAAATTTACTTGTTAATTGGAAAGAAACACCACATGGTCAGGCTTTTTTAGCAAGTCATCAAACACTATCTACAATATTACTTGCAACCGATATAAATTATGGAATTATTATAGCTATAGCTGTTGCCATACTTATATGGTTCGTATTGTATAAAACAACATTTGGATACCAGGTTAGAGCTGTAGGACTTAACAAAGATGCAGCTGAATTTGCTGGAATTGGCGTTAAGAAAAATATTATTATGACTATGTTTATTGCTGGTGGGCTTGCAGGACTTGCAGGTGCTCTCCAAATGGCAGGTTCTCTTCCTCATGCACTAGTAACTCTCGCAGCTTCACCAGGATATGGATTTAATGGCATAACTGTGGCACTTATGGCTAATAGTTCACCTGTGGGATGTATATTTACCGCACTTCTTTTATCAGGGCTTCAGTTTGGTGGAAGCACAATACAGATGAACCTTGGTGCACCGTCAGAGGTAGTTAATATAATGATTGGTGTTATTGTGTTCTTTGTTGCAGTAGCTTCTATGTTTACTATGATATCCGAAAAGATGAAGAAGAGGAGGGTGAAAAATGGGCACTAGTATATTACTAGCATTAAGTATTACGCTTATGTATTCTGCACCGTTAATGTTCGCTGGTCTTGGAGGGGTAATATCCGAGAATGCTGGTGTAGTAAATATCGGTATTGAGGGAATGATGACAATTGGAGCATTTGCAGGGGCGACGGTGGGTTATTTCACGGCGAGTCCATGGCTTGGTTTTTTGGCTGGAGGACTAGCAGGAGGACTGCTTGCTTTAATACATGCGGTTGCTTGTATTTCCTTTAGGGCAGATCAAACTATATCAGGTGTTGCTATTAACTTCCTTGGACCAGGAATTGCACTATTTCTTGGAAGAAAATTATTTGAAGGAAGTACAATGACAAAACCAGTTCCGAATCTAATGCCAACTTTATTTGGTGACTATGCAACGAACTCATCAAACTTATTTTTAAAAACATTAAATGTGAGACTTACTATACCTATAGTTTTCATTCTTGTTTTTATTATGTGGTTTGTGTTATATAAGACAAGTTTTGGACTTCGAATTAGATCAGTAGGTGAAAATCCAGCTGCTGCAGATACTCTTGGAATAAATGTAAATAAAGTAAAGTACCTGTCTGTATTTACATCGGGAATTCTTTCTGGATTTGGAGGAGCTGCAATGACTTTGGCTGTGGTTAACTGTTTTACACAATCTACTATATCGGGGCAAGGTTTTATAGCTCTTGCCGCAGTTATTTTTGGAAAATGGAAACCACAGGGTACAATGGCTGCATGTCTTCTCTTTGGATTTGCTCAGGCTTTGGTTGTAATTCTTGGTGGAAGTACATCGATAATCCAGATTCCACCATCAATCCTATCAATGCTACCTTATGTTTTAACCTTGATTATATTAGTCGTTTTTGTTGGGAACTCCACAGCTCCTAAGGCTGATGGTATACCTTATTATAAGGGTAAATAATCACGAAACATATCTATACAAGTTAATTAGACCCTCTGGTATTTTATTACTGGAGGGATTAATAGACATTTAATGTTTAAAACTGAATTTGTAAAAAGAAATTATAGATAAATAGAGCTTGCGGATAATAATCTGCTAGCTCTATTTTTTTTATTCATATATTCTAAATATCATTAGGAAGAGTAGATTCCCTTATTATTAATTGATATTCTGAGTAAGTTTTTTTGTTTATCGGATATTTTTCGTGTAATATGTCAATGAATAGGTGGCCGGATTTTTGTCCGAGTTCAAACAGATTTTGGTCTATTGTACTTAAAGAGGGCGTAGTAAGCGAAGAAACTTCAATATTACTAAAACCCATAATAGATACTTGCTCAGGTATTTTTACACCATATCTTAATAATTCCCTTAAAGCACCAATAGCGATAGTATCAGAAGAACATATAACAATATAGGGATATGGTAAATTTCTTTCAAAGAGCTCCTTTGCAGCAGCTTTCCCTCCAGAATAACTATGACTACAATTAATAATATTATCATTTGAAAAATCTAAATTGTGTTTTTCAAAAAAAAATTTGAATGCATTTATTTTTACAGTTGTAGTTTTCCAAGTGGGGTCTCCCAGGATATATGTATTAAGATTATTTCCAGGCTTAAAATAGGATAGAGTATCATAGACAGCCTTACCTTCATCAACTAAGATTGAGAACATCTTTTGCCCTCCCTTTATAAAGCTATTAACTAAAACAATTGGGTGAGTGGTGCTTAAATTTATTAGGAAACTAGCATTATTATCGTTAGAGGGTCTGCTTCCTACTATAATAAAACCATCCACAAATTTTTCAACAAGCATTTCTATTTCTTTTTTTTCAGTATCTGCATTATTTGCTGTAGAGCATAGTATAAGTTTATAACCATTTTTTTGACAGGCAACTTCAATACCTTTAACAACCTCTGCAAAAAAAGGATTTACTATATCTGCAATTATTACACCGATAGTTTTCATACTAATATTATTCATTCCTCTGGCGTATGCATTTGGAATATATCCTTTATCTTTTATTATTTCTAGAATTCTTTGTTTGGTGTCCTCTTTAACTGAACCATTTTTATTTATAACACGAGATACAGTAGCCACTGATACTCCGGCATCCCTTGCTAAGTCATACATAGTGTAACTCATAAAGCACATCCTTTAATAATATAAAAACGTAAATTGTTACTTTTTTTATATTATATATCAATCATGATTAGAATGAAAGTATAACAAAAATGTAACTGGTTACATTTTTATTTAAAATAGTATTTACAATGTTTAATTTATAGGCTATTATATGTGTAAAGGTTTAAATGATTAAAACGCTAGGCTTATATGTGTCAAAGTAATTTAATAGTTGTGGTTTTTATAAGTTAAGTACAAGTATGAAGTGAAATGTAACTGGTTACATAAAATACAATGAATAAATAAAAAAATACTAATTATTAATTAGATAGGGGTGAGTTTTTATGAATGTGAGTAATAAAATAGAAAAGGTTGATAACAAAGGTGAGTATATTGATATTGTTACTGACGGAGGAAAATTCAGAATTATGTTTTTGAAAAGTGATATAGTTCGTATAAGATGTACCTTTGATAAGGAGTTTCCAAAAGAGGCATCTTATGCATTAGTTATGACAGCATGGGAAGATAAAATGGATTCTGTAATGTCCGAAGAAAGAAAAAGAATAAAACCTTATATAGCAAAATTTGAGGAATTTAATGAATATGTTTGTTTAAAAACAGATTTGCTAAAGATTAATATAAATAAGGAACCTTTTGCAATTGAAATATTTAACAATGAAAGTAAGCTGTTACATTCGGATTTAAAAGAAAAGTCTTATTTAAAAGATGAGAATGGAAGGTTAAGTCATTACTCCTGTATAAATGACAATGATTCTTTTTATGGCTTTGGTGAAAAGACAGGATATATAAACAAATCTAAAAGACGAATGAGAATGAATAATGTGGATACTTTGGGCTATGATTCACAGCGGTCAGACCCACTTTATAAACATATACCTTTCTATATAAAACTTAATAAAACAAATAAAATTGCATGTGGATTATTTTATAACAATTCATATTCATCTATTTTTGATATGGGTTGTGAAAGAAGTGGGTACTGGGATAAATATAGTTATTTTTCTACTGAAGGTGGCGAGTTAGATTTATTTTTCATGTATGGACCAGATATTAAAGATGTAGTACGTAATTATACAGATTTAACCGGGAAAACTGCATTACCTCCATTGTATTCCTTAGGATATTTTGGCTCAACTATGTTTTATACGGAGTTACAAAATGATTGTGACAAAGCGATTTTGGACTTTATTGATAAAACAAAGAAAGAGGATATTCCCTGTGATGGATTTTTTCTATCCTCAGGTTATACCACAGGAGAAGATGGAAAAAGGCATGTATTTAACTGGAATAATAATCGCTTTCCTTGTCCTGAAAAATTTGTAAATAAGATGAAGGAAAGAGGTGCAGATATTTCTCCGAATATTAAACCTGGCATGCTTATAACTAATCCCTTATATGAGGAGTTTAAATCTGCAAAGGCTTATATAATGGATGAAAATGGGAAAGAACCTCATGAAGACAGATTTTGGGGCGGAAAAGCTTCCTTTCTTGATTTTACTAACCCAAAAGCTAGAGAATTATGGAAAAAGCACCTCAAACAATCATTTATAGATAAAGGTATTGTCTGTATTTGGAATGATAATAATGAGTATGAAATAAACAATTCTAAAGCTTTATGTGAATTTGAGGGTGAGAAAATTACAATAAACGCTATAAGACCATTAATGCCTAATTTAATGGCAATGGCTGCAAAGCAAGCGCTTAAGGAAAGCTGTCCGGATGTAAGACCTTATATTACAAATAGAGCTGGTTTTGCTGGGATCCAAAGATATGCTCAAACATGGGCTGGTGACAATAGTACAAGCTGGCATAGTTTGAAATTTAACATCCCGGTAATACTCGGAATGGGTTTATCAGGAGTGGCAAATCAAGGTTGTGACATTGGTGGATTTTATGGTCCAGCTCCAGAACCAGAATTATATGTTAGGTGGGTTCAACATGGAATATTTCAACCAAGGTTCTCAATACATTCATGTAATACAGATAATACAGTAACAGAACCTTGGATGTATCCTTCTTACACAAAATATATAAGGGATGCAATAAAACTCAGATATAATTTAGCACCTTATTTATACTCTTTACTATTTGAAGCTTCTACAGAGGGGTCACCAATAATGAGGCCATTGTTTTATGAATTTCAAGAAGATACAAATACTTATGATGAGAGCTTTGACTTTATGTATGGTAAATCAATGTTAGTCGCAAGTATTTATGATAAGGGAGCAACTACAAGAAAGATTTATTTGCCGAAAGGGTGCATGTGGTACGATTGGTACACTAAAAAAATGTATGAAGGTGGGCAAACAATAGAAATTGAAACTTCTATTGATAAAATACCATTATTCTTTAGAAGTGGCTCTATAATACCACTTTCAGAAGATATAATGAATTTGCATTTGCAAAATATTGATAGTTTAAATATATTAGTAGAACCTTGGCAAGATTGTGAATTCACATTATATGAAGATGATGGTACCTCTAATAAATATCTTAAGGGTGAATATTTGAAAACTTGCATCAAAGTAAAAAGTGATGAACATGGAGATGTAGAAGTTGATTTTAATAAAGAAGGATCCTACGTTACAAAGGTTGAAAACTTAAATTTAAGTGTAATATGTAGAGAACTAGCCCCAGTTAATATAGCTGTAGATAACAAAAATATTATATTTTACTTAGATAGAGGAAGCTTTGAAAGCAGTCAAGAGGGTTGGTATTTTGATAATGAACAAAAAACAGTAAAAATAAAGTATAACAACCATTTAGGTAATTACAAGGTAAGCATTAGTTATGCTGTAAAAGATCTAATTTCAATATAAGAAAGATGAGATCAGTGTTACTGAAAAACAATTAGTATATCGTATATTATGAAAATTAATATTTAAGCAAAATACTATGTATAATTGTATATTACAAATTGCAGACTAATTTATTTTTATATAAAAGAAAAAGTGATAGGAGGATTTAATATGTTATTAAAACAGTTTTTATCTATAGAAAAAGTTGAGAATGGCTACTATGTGAAAGGGGATACGGCAGATATTAAGATGATTTTTATGACGAATGATATTATACGAGTCCGAGTATCATTTGATAAAAAGTGGCAGGAAGAATCTTATACACTAGTTATGACAGCTTGGAAAGATCGTTTAGATTACATGTTTCCAGAAGAGCGTAAACAAATAAAGGCGTTGGATATTCCTTTTGAAGAGACAGAAAAAGAAATTACATTTTATACAAAAACGTTGAAATTTGTAATGTTTAAATCTCCACTACATTTTTGTATATATAAATTAAATGGAGTGAAGCTATATAGTGATGTTCCAGAGAGAGCTTTTGAGTGTGATCATCTAGGACGAATTTCCCATTATAATGAGATAGACTTCAAAAATGATCATTTTTATGGGTTCGGTGAAAAAACAGGATATTTAGATAAAATTGGCAAAAGGATGCGTATGACACCTAAGGATGCAATTGGCCATGATCCAGAATTTGGGGATCCTTTATATAAGCATATCCCATTTTATCTAAAGTTAAACAATAGTAACCGTCATACTCTAGGATTATTTTATCATAATTCCTATGATTCCGTATTTGATATGGGGAATGAAATTAGTGGTTATTGGCATCGATATAGTTACTATCAGGCTGATGGAGGAGATATTGATTTATTTTTTATTAATGGACCATCAGTTGAACAAGTTTTAGACAATTATACAAAGTTAACAGGAAAGCAGGCAATGCCTCCAAAACAAAGCTTAGGGTATACAGCTTCTACTATGTATTATGCTGAACTTGAGAAAGATTGTGACAAGGAAATATATGAAGTCATTCAGAAATATTTTGATGAAGAGATGTATATAGATAACTTTAAGTTGGCATCTGGTTATTCTTCTGGAGAAAAAGACAATCTAAGATATACCTTTAATTGGAATAGAAAGCGATTTCCTAATCCTAAGGATTTTTTTCGGAAAATGAATGAACTAGGTATTAATGTGATACCTAATTTAAAACCAGGTATTTTACCTAATCATCCTTACAAAGACGAATTTGAAAAAAATGATGTATTTGTTAAAAGTCCAGATGGAAAAGAAGATTATGTTGGTCGTTGGTGGGGAGGTGCTGGAAGATTTATAGATTTTACTAATCCTTCCGGCAGAGAAATATGGAAAAACTTGCTTAAAGAAACTATTTTAAGTAAAGGAGCTACAACTGTGTGGAATGACAATTGTGAATATGATGGTGTAGAAGATCGTAATGCTATATGTGATTTCGATGGAAAAAAAGGCACAATGGCTCAGCTAAAAATTATACATTCAAATTTGATGGCTTACGTTGGAACACAAGCTATTTCTGAACTTTATCCAAATCGTCGTCCATATATTATCAACCGCGCTGGATTTGCAGGAATTCAGAGATATGCACAAACATGGGCAGGAGATAACTTGACGGATTGGCGTACATTAAAATTTAATATAGCAACTATTGTTGGAATGGGATTGTCTGGAGTGGCAAATACAGGTTGTGACATAGGAGGTTTTGCTGGAGGTGCTCCAGAGGGAGAACTCTTGCTGCGATGGATACAAAATGGTATATTCCAGCCAAGATTTTGTATTAATTCAGCCAACAATGATAATACTGTTACTCAACCATTTATGTATGAAGAAAATAATGAATTTGTGCGTAATGCATATAGCCAGCGATATAGGATGTTACCATACCTGTATTCTTTGATGTACGAAGCTCATATTACTGGTAAACCACTAATGCGTCCACTGTTTATGGAGTTCCAGGATGATATTAATTGCTATGATGATCAATATATGACTTTTATGTTTGGACCATCAGTCCTAGTAGCAAATGTGTTGGAAAAGGGAGCGGAATCAAGAAAGATTTATTTACCAGAAGGTTGTACTTGGTATGATATGAATCAAAATATGGCTGAATATAAAGGAGGACAAGTAGTAGAAATTCCGGTTACACTTAACAGTATTCCTATGTTCCTAAGAGGTAATGGGATTTTTATAACAAATGAAGATGTAAAACATATTGCTACTGATAAAATGAAGAGTTTAGATATTTTAATTGGTGGAGAATCAGAAGGAAGTTTCCATTTTTATGATGATGATGGTATAACTAATGATTTTAAACAAGGTGTATATGAATATACAGAAATTAATGTAAATGGTGAGGCACGCAAACTAATTTCTTTTAAAACAACAGGAAGATATGAAAGTGGGATATCTAATCTTAAAATTAAATTAATAAATAAAGAGAAAGGTGCATATTGGGTTTCGGTGGAAAATGAAAGAATACCACGTTTTCTTAATAAGAGGTCATGGGAAAAAACAGAACAAGGATGGTATTATGAGTTGTCAGACAAGACAGTTTTAGTAAAATGCAAGAAACCAACAAAAAAGGAATTTGATATTATAGTTTCTTGTGAAAAATTTGATTTAATTGGTATGGCAGATTAGGGGTTTTATTATAAAAATAATCTAGCTACTAATTTTAGTAGCTAGATATATTAAATATAAGAAAGAGGAGTTAAATATGAAAACGTTTATAGACAAAGGCAGCTTTGAATAAAATAACATTTTGGTATTTAGGTAAATTGTTAATTATTTAAATAAATTAAATTGAAGAGAGGTAATTAAAATGTTAAAAAAATCTAAAAAGATTACAATAGGTGTGGGTCTTGGTTATGGATTAGTTGATGCTATGGGTGGAGGTGCTTTTACAATTATTAGTGCTTTTTTACTCTTCTTCTATATAACTTTTGCCGGATTATCGCCACTACAAGCAGCTTCTATTATTGCTATTGCTCGTATTGTGGATGCGATTGTTAGTTTAAGCATAGGTAGTATAACAGATAATTTTTATAAAACAAAATTAGGACAAAAGTTTGGACGTCGTCGTTTCTTTTTATTGATTGGGGTACCTTTAATGGCAGTTTATGCAACGTTATGGGTAACAGGTATGGGATACTTATATTATCTAATCTCTTATTTATTGTTTGAAATGATTGCTGCTATGATATTAATTCCATATGAAACATTGCCATCTGAAATGACAAAAGATTTCAATGAAAGAACTATACTTTCTACAGGGAGAATGTTTATTTCTGCTACAAGTACATTTTTCGCTACTTTTATTCCAGGACAATTGATTAAATATTTTGGTCAAAACAATTCATACGCATATTTTTTTAATGGATGTATATTTGCTATAGTATATGCTGTTTGTATATTTATAACATATAAGGTTACTTGGGAAAGAGAACCTTCACCTGAAATGGAAAAAGAATTATTAATTAAAACACGTGAACATAAAAGTTTTAAGCAGCACCTCGAAACTGTTGTTCATATATTTAATGATTACATATCTACATTTAAAATCAGGAGTTTTAGAAAACATTTAGCTATTTATATATTATCATTTACTGCTAAAGATGTATTTAATGCAACCTTCATATTTTTCTGTGTTTATGATTTAAAAGTTACAGCTACTCTCGCTGCTAATTTGCTTTCACTAAGTATTATCGGTATACCGGTGACTATCCTTGCAGGATTTTTGATGCTTAAGGTAGGCCCTTCTAATTTATTTAAGATAGCTTACTCTACAATGATTGTATGTTTACTCGGGTATTATGGTGTATATTTAATTAATCCAGTATCTAAAGTTGCTATTTTATTTATAATTTCCATTGTATATCAAATAGGCGTATGTGTATTAATATTCACTCCATGGAATGTATTCCCTTTCATTCCAGACGTAGATGAAATGGTTTTTAGAAAAAGACGAGAAGGACTTTTTGCAGCAGTTATGACTTTCACTAGAAAGAGTAGTGTAGCAATAGCTACACTTATCGTTGGACTTATATTGGAGTATGGAGGATTTGTTAAAGGTAAAACAACACAAACACCTCAAGTAATGCATGTAATTGCATATACCATGGTTATTGGATCTATTGTGTTACTTGTAATGGCGCTACTCATAACTTTTACTTTTAAATTAAATAAACAAACACATATCATATTAACAAAAGAAATTGAACGATTGAAAAATAATGGTTCAAAACTTGATGTTGATCCGAAAACAAAAGAAGTTGTTGAAGACCTTACTGGATATAAGTATGAAGATGTTTGGAAAGAAATAAGTTAGTAACATAAAATTGAATTTATGGTTTTTATAATAAATGAGAGGATAATAATAGTAGGGACACTTATAACATTCTAAAGTGTCCCTACTATTATTATCCCTGAAATTCTTATAAATCAAGATTTACTATAGTTCTACCTACTAGTTTTCCTTTAAGAATCATTTGAATTTTTGAATCTAAATTAGTTAGGCTTTCTTTCTGAACGTTTAAAGTTAAATTATCGGGTTTCCATTCATTTGAAAGCAAATTCCATAGCTTTAATCTTAAGTCCATAGGACATTGAACAGAATCTACCCCAAAGAGAGATATACCTCTAAGTATAAATGGGTATACAGTAGTTAAAAGTTCCGGAGAAGCAACATTTCCACAACAAGTTACACTTCCACCATATTTAGTGGATTTAAGTGCTGTTGCCAGAATAGTTCCACCGACGGTATCTATTACTCCAGCCCACCTCCCTTTTAGAAGAGTTCTTCCTGACTTATCATCTATTTCTCCTCTGAGAATTATATCTTTTGCTCCTATTCCTAATAACATATTTTTTGCCTCAGGTTTGCCTGTAGCGGCAATAACGCTGTATCCAAGTTTAGAGAGTATACTTACTGCACTGCTTCCTACTCCACCAGTTGCACCAGTTACTAATATATCTCCATTAGATGGAGTAATACCTGATGCTATTAGTTTATATACAGATAAAGCAGCTGTGAAACCTGCGGTTCCATATATCATACTTTCTATCAGCGAAAGATTTTCAGGTAACTTAACTACCCAGTCAGCAGGAACTCTGATATACTGGCCGTAACCTCCAGGGATGTTCATGCCTAAATCGTATCCTGTAACTATTACAGAATCTCCAACCTTAAAATTTTCATTTATACTTTCAACCACAATTCCTGCAGCATCTATTCCTGGTGTATGAGGATATTTTTTTGTTACTCCTTTATTGCCAGTTGCCGAAAGAGCATCTTTATAATTTATTGATGAATACTTTACATTAATTAAGATATCTCCCTCAGGAAGACTAGAAATATCTTTATCTACAATTTCGCTTGAGTAGGTAT
Encoded here:
- a CDS encoding YhdH/YhfP family quinone oxidoreductase, translated to MTTRKFKAMVVSEHENNTYSSEIVDKDISSLPEGDILINVKYSSINYKDALSATGNKGVTKKYPHTPGIDAAGIVVESINENFKVGDSVIVTGYDLGMNIPGGYGQYIRVPADWVVKLPENLSLIESMIYGTAGFTAALSVYKLIASGITPSNGDILVTGATGGVGSSAVSILSKLGYSVIAATGKPEAKNMLLGIGAKDIILRGEIDDKSGRTLLKGRWAGVIDTVGGTILATALKSTKYGGSVTCCGNVASPELLTTVYPFILRGISLFGVDSVQCPMDLRLKLWNLLSNEWKPDNLTLNVQKESLTNLDSKIQMILKGKLVGRTIVNLDL